A genomic stretch from Porphyromonadaceae bacterium W3.11 includes:
- a CDS encoding TonB-dependent receptor codes for MRRKLFWAIIPLLVMAMPLTASAKDDKSNNISQPTTNEPDTTYYLTNVDVSAKRRVKMSKLDVELKDLPLTVNNISLQPLKLRGIFDFQEATRFAPSVNTRTTYGAFQQVSVRGFDYSPVEIDGVRDERTTFNSYPLPDLTMVESIEVSKGPASVLSGHSSVGGSINIVRKSATNVPQLELLLMNGSWNTYQVSGTIGGKLVDGINTLFNFNRSGGDQWRDLGNRRFSVYNNTNFRLAPKHILDLRLSYNKDFYGTEAGLPATMPGDITVEKTGKVIYKEGDRLRGLNRAQRYNNNSDFMFNESANALLRYTFYMNEDWKLSNKAMYSYDVIDYFSTESLSYPESSDPIYPYFYMRGDKKKYIDLDHVQLTFPLRFQHVAKTFQDHLDITGNFNIGTIKNSILLGGSYTIMDRVSFSGYGVAGEPQSAHNPADDIDVWGPGVNSVISSYNPDNSAPMFERFSKASPSETQVIGVFFQDMMDFSKHLKGFVALRYNNYGIKHFTKSDAIDRKAKYERGEQTANLIYNSLTYRFGLVYQPIEDLSIYTSYSNFFVPDRRARSFSEKQILVDKKGNTIDQSKLDFSKAIFDPTTGYQAEIGTTFNISSKLNGSLSVYHIKQENLVRTIGTIPGVIDGKPIDKSVVAQVGTVLSTGVESEINYSPLENLFFSIGYGLTHARYGEIAKNEYDLKGVDKGDRLNYIPRNTFFSFGNYTFNKGLLSGLDLNYSVTYTDKIYRNFGRNIYYDPYMLLNLGARYTIANSGVSIGLQVNNVLDKHYVAQSLGNQEVPAMPRNFKLMINYKIW; via the coding sequence ATGAGGCGAAAACTTTTTTGGGCAATCATCCCGTTACTAGTCATGGCTATGCCACTTACAGCAAGTGCGAAAGACGATAAGTCTAATAACATCAGCCAACCCACCACTAATGAACCTGACACAACTTACTACCTAACTAATGTTGATGTCTCAGCTAAACGGAGGGTGAAGATGTCTAAGCTAGATGTAGAGCTAAAAGACCTACCTCTAACCGTTAATAACATCTCACTACAGCCTCTTAAACTTAGAGGTATATTTGACTTCCAAGAAGCAACACGCTTTGCCCCATCTGTTAATACCAGGACCACATATGGAGCGTTTCAGCAAGTGAGTGTGAGGGGATTTGACTACTCTCCTGTAGAAATTGATGGTGTACGTGATGAGCGTACGACGTTCAATTCATATCCTCTCCCTGACCTTACAATGGTAGAGAGTATCGAAGTCAGCAAGGGTCCAGCTTCAGTCCTTAGTGGACACTCCTCTGTTGGTGGATCGATCAATATTGTTAGAAAATCTGCTACGAACGTACCACAACTAGAGCTTCTACTGATGAATGGCTCTTGGAACACCTACCAAGTCAGCGGTACTATTGGTGGAAAACTCGTTGATGGCATTAACACCTTATTTAACTTCAATAGATCTGGTGGTGACCAATGGAGAGACCTTGGGAACAGACGCTTCTCGGTGTATAACAATACAAACTTCAGACTCGCTCCTAAGCATATCTTAGACCTACGTCTTAGCTATAATAAAGACTTCTATGGTACAGAGGCAGGACTACCAGCAACAATGCCGGGAGACATCACAGTGGAAAAAACAGGCAAGGTTATATACAAAGAAGGCGATAGGCTTAGAGGACTCAATAGAGCTCAGAGATATAATAACAATAGCGACTTCATGTTCAATGAAAGTGCTAATGCTCTATTGAGATACACCTTCTACATGAACGAGGATTGGAAGTTATCTAACAAAGCTATGTATAGCTACGACGTTATTGATTACTTCTCTACTGAGTCTCTAAGCTATCCTGAAAGTTCGGATCCTATCTATCCATACTTTTATATGAGAGGTGACAAGAAGAAGTATATAGACCTCGATCATGTACAGCTGACATTCCCTCTACGATTCCAACACGTGGCTAAGACTTTTCAAGACCATTTAGACATCACTGGAAATTTCAATATAGGAACCATCAAAAATAGCATTCTGCTTGGCGGCTCATACACCATAATGGATCGGGTATCCTTCTCTGGTTATGGCGTAGCTGGCGAACCTCAGTCCGCTCACAACCCTGCAGATGACATCGATGTATGGGGACCAGGTGTAAACTCTGTCATTTCATCATACAACCCTGATAATTCAGCTCCGATGTTTGAAAGATTTAGTAAAGCATCTCCATCGGAAACACAGGTTATCGGTGTTTTCTTCCAAGACATGATGGACTTTTCCAAACACCTTAAGGGTTTTGTGGCACTGAGATACAATAACTATGGTATCAAGCACTTCACAAAGTCTGATGCTATTGATAGAAAAGCGAAATATGAGCGTGGTGAGCAAACAGCCAACTTGATTTATAATTCGCTCACTTATAGATTTGGACTGGTTTACCAACCCATTGAAGATCTATCAATATACACTAGCTATTCTAACTTCTTCGTTCCTGACCGTCGTGCAAGGTCCTTTAGTGAAAAACAAATCTTAGTGGATAAGAAGGGAAACACTATAGACCAAAGTAAATTAGATTTTAGCAAAGCTATTTTTGATCCAACTACTGGATACCAAGCTGAGATTGGAACTACATTTAATATCTCATCTAAACTTAATGGTAGTCTATCAGTTTACCACATCAAGCAAGAAAACCTCGTACGTACCATTGGTACCATCCCTGGTGTCATTGATGGAAAGCCTATAGACAAATCAGTAGTAGCTCAAGTTGGCACAGTATTATCTACTGGGGTAGAGTCTGAAATCAATTATAGCCCGCTAGAGAACTTATTCTTCAGCATCGGTTACGGGCTTACTCATGCACGCTACGGAGAGATCGCAAAGAATGAATATGACCTGAAGGGGGTTGACAAGGGAGATAGACTAAATTATATCCCAAGAAACACATTCTTCAGCTTTGGTAACTACACCTTCAATAAAGGACTCTTAAGTGGGCTTGACCTTAACTATAGCGTCACTTATACAGATAAGATTTACCGAAACTTTGGTAGAAATATCTATTACGACCCATACATGCTACTTAATCTCGGTGCTCGCTATACGATTGCCAATTCAGGTGTGTCTATAGGTCTGCAGGTAAATAACGTCTTAGACAAGCACTATGTGGCTCAGTCACTGGGCAACCAAGAAGTACCAGCGATGCCTCGTAACTTCAAGTTGATGATCAATTATAAGATTTGGTAA
- a CDS encoding PepSY domain-containing protein, with protein sequence MKVFKVIHKWLGVIMAPLMVMWFISGFFMIFSGFPRVENSSRFSLLDTLSSTDSLPHASQLRSWYIQKTKSGAELTEIGIEKSPRGLFLNLSGTEGNVMIEASNGEVAKVIKPSIEDIEEMTYRITQQSPMRIDTLNNLEQWIPFSAQRAEFPIYKVAVNDGHDTHLYFSGQSGRLLQQTNSNNRLLACFGAIPHWLYFWPIRQNIDLWINIFIVLGIVGCLMIISGLVMGIFRTSQARKGKGKKWSPYKKRWYYWHHITGLIFGIFVLTWMFSGWMSLDKLPSWMTGPTPDKEYYTLSRSLPITSGINLDFDKAIEIYPNAKRITYGSYLGQGYYVIEDGTSKEYVQIEDGIVQPLKVSEEQAKTYLTAELPQVKIESCRTLTDYTANYLPHPKGRHKPPLPVFEVKTDDGTTLYMASTEPRVQVTNKATVLNSWAYQKLHAFKFLWAYHHPALWMALMLILLSGGTLVSITGIVLAWNVLRRQFKGRKKNS encoded by the coding sequence ATGAAGGTTTTCAAAGTCATCCATAAATGGCTAGGAGTCATCATGGCTCCACTGATGGTCATGTGGTTCATCTCTGGGTTCTTCATGATATTCAGTGGATTTCCTAGAGTAGAGAATAGCAGTAGATTCAGCTTGCTGGACACGCTGTCCTCTACTGACTCTTTACCACATGCCTCACAACTTAGGTCCTGGTATATCCAAAAGACTAAGAGTGGAGCGGAACTGACTGAAATAGGTATAGAAAAGAGTCCAAGAGGACTCTTTCTAAACCTATCTGGTACTGAGGGCAACGTAATGATTGAGGCCTCCAATGGAGAGGTAGCAAAGGTTATAAAGCCTAGCATTGAGGATATCGAGGAGATGACCTATAGGATCACTCAGCAATCCCCTATGCGTATCGATACGCTCAATAATCTTGAACAATGGATCCCGTTCTCAGCACAGAGAGCTGAATTTCCAATATACAAAGTAGCTGTAAACGATGGTCACGATACTCATCTGTATTTCTCAGGACAGAGCGGAAGATTGCTCCAACAGACAAATAGCAACAATCGCTTACTGGCATGCTTTGGAGCTATCCCCCATTGGCTTTATTTCTGGCCTATCAGACAGAACATAGACTTGTGGATAAATATTTTCATTGTCCTAGGTATTGTAGGATGTCTGATGATTATATCGGGGCTAGTAATGGGGATATTCCGAACCTCACAAGCCCGAAAAGGGAAGGGCAAAAAGTGGAGTCCGTACAAGAAACGGTGGTATTACTGGCACCACATTACAGGATTAATCTTTGGTATTTTTGTCCTCACTTGGATGTTCAGTGGATGGATGTCTCTTGATAAGTTACCGAGCTGGATGACTGGACCAACACCGGATAAAGAGTATTATACACTATCTAGAAGTTTGCCTATAACTTCGGGCATTAACCTAGACTTCGATAAAGCGATAGAAATATACCCAAATGCTAAGAGAATAACATACGGTAGTTATTTAGGCCAGGGTTATTACGTGATAGAAGATGGGACTAGTAAAGAGTATGTACAGATCGAAGACGGAATTGTCCAGCCGCTAAAGGTTTCAGAGGAGCAGGCCAAAACGTATCTGACTGCAGAACTTCCACAGGTAAAAATTGAGAGCTGTAGGACGTTGACAGACTACACGGCTAATTATCTCCCTCATCCAAAAGGGCGTCACAAGCCTCCACTACCTGTATTCGAAGTCAAAACAGATGACGGTACAACCTTATACATGGCTTCGACAGAACCCAGAGTACAAGTAACGAACAAAGCAACCGTACTCAACTCTTGGGCATATCAAAAGCTTCATGCCTTTAAGTTCCTATGGGCATACCACCATCCAGCCCTATGGATGGCTCTTATGCTGATACTACTATCAGGTGGTACTCTTGTGAGTATTACGGGAATTGTACTTGCTTGGAATGTGCTTCGCCGCCAGTTCAAAGGAAGAAAGAAAAACTCGTAA
- a CDS encoding ABC transporter substrate-binding protein, with product MSKKLLFIFLTTLLPFLIGCSGESSQQQKEGKASPEAIEDFDFPVKVKYAKGFTVENHETYKVLHIKNADQKDSEDTFVLYLKGEERPEYDGMVTNYIPIPVSKIITTSSVQIGAFPILEGEESIIGSTSFQYISNETIRQRAEDGLIKEVGMGMSNNFELILSLEPEVLLLDYVGSPEEAEKYKASGLALMIFNSWKDQSLLGRAEWLKVIGLLLGKNEKADDAFQEVATNYMAAKNLLSEDDEWIPIMYGQDYKGTWYVPGELSYPANMFNDAKLSFDFIAGETDSQPRSIEEIFAKNRHALYWFSSFYADCETVADFATINERYRNFDAVKKGKVISDRKRVNGFGGNDYWESGPYRPDLLLKDLIKITRPELLLDYETTYWMELRRE from the coding sequence ATGTCAAAAAAATTACTTTTCATTTTTCTCACCACTCTGCTACCATTCTTAATCGGATGTAGTGGTGAAAGTAGCCAACAACAAAAAGAGGGCAAGGCTTCACCAGAAGCAATTGAGGACTTTGACTTTCCTGTGAAGGTTAAGTATGCAAAGGGCTTCACTGTTGAAAATCATGAAACCTACAAGGTTTTGCATATAAAAAATGCAGACCAAAAAGACTCAGAAGATACTTTCGTCCTATACTTAAAAGGCGAGGAGCGTCCTGAATATGATGGCATGGTCACTAACTATATCCCCATCCCAGTGTCTAAAATCATTACCACCTCTAGTGTACAGATCGGAGCCTTTCCAATACTCGAGGGCGAAGAGAGCATCATAGGCTCTACTTCATTTCAGTACATTAGCAATGAGACTATTCGCCAGCGTGCAGAGGATGGATTGATAAAAGAGGTCGGCATGGGGATGTCCAATAACTTTGAATTGATACTCTCTCTAGAGCCGGAAGTCCTTCTCCTTGATTACGTTGGCTCACCAGAGGAAGCTGAAAAATACAAAGCGTCTGGACTCGCATTGATGATTTTTAATTCGTGGAAAGATCAAAGCTTGCTTGGCCGTGCTGAATGGCTTAAGGTGATTGGATTGCTCTTGGGAAAGAATGAAAAAGCGGATGATGCATTCCAAGAGGTTGCAACCAACTATATGGCAGCAAAGAATCTTTTATCTGAGGATGACGAGTGGATCCCTATCATGTATGGACAGGACTATAAGGGGACATGGTATGTACCTGGCGAACTAAGTTATCCTGCGAATATGTTTAATGATGCAAAGCTGAGCTTTGACTTCATTGCTGGTGAGACGGATAGCCAACCTAGGAGCATAGAGGAGATTTTTGCAAAAAATCGTCACGCTTTATATTGGTTCTCATCGTTCTATGCAGACTGCGAAACGGTAGCCGATTTTGCAACAATAAACGAACGTTATAGAAATTTTGATGCCGTAAAAAAGGGGAAAGTCATCTCTGACCGTAAGAGAGTCAATGGATTTGGTGGAAATGATTACTGGGAAAGTGGACCTTATCGTCCCGATCTCTTACTAAAAGACTTGATCAAGATCACACGTCCAGAATTGTTACTAGATTATGAAACAACCTACTGGATGGAATTAAGGAGGGAGTAA
- a CDS encoding adenosylcobinamide amidohydrolase — MFAKENLKYISPMGDEMYVEHDSLIVRLMGHRGIVSSSNLNGGYREDVKYIYNHSCAKNPFVLAKKETEIQESTLDEYFEELALHIGLPVDSTTGMDTAAKIENLAISTRQVHGVKVMAVATAGIDVNGGRAGDKATYDEFAKEGLPIKSGTINILLFIDANLNAGVLTRAIVTATEAKSAALQELMANSMFSEGIATGSGTDSIVIVANKDSNTPLYSSGKHVLLGQMIGESVKEAVSKALDKQTGMNPRRQASIEWQSKRYGITKDNILNHFCDISKQQYDIERIRRRIDKIDTDEYILAYVAAITHLCDQNRWNILSDDVLITLANELINGLIKKHHIDFIVSIDKEAMPKRKGYKLVIEHTMIALAIIASNPQ; from the coding sequence ATGTTTGCAAAAGAGAACCTTAAATACATTAGCCCCATGGGGGATGAGATGTACGTCGAACACGATAGTCTCATTGTCCGACTCATGGGGCATAGAGGGATCGTCAGCAGCTCCAACCTCAATGGTGGATACCGTGAGGACGTGAAGTATATATACAATCATAGCTGTGCGAAAAATCCGTTTGTCTTAGCTAAGAAAGAGACGGAAATACAAGAAAGCACGCTCGATGAATACTTCGAGGAGCTAGCCCTTCATATTGGGCTACCAGTGGATTCTACGACGGGCATGGATACCGCGGCAAAGATTGAAAATCTCGCGATTTCTACCCGTCAAGTGCATGGGGTGAAGGTGATGGCGGTTGCTACAGCTGGGATTGATGTCAATGGTGGTAGAGCTGGGGATAAAGCCACTTACGATGAGTTCGCAAAAGAGGGGCTTCCCATTAAGTCTGGAACCATAAATATCCTCCTCTTCATTGATGCAAATCTTAACGCTGGGGTACTAACTCGTGCAATCGTCACAGCGACGGAAGCTAAATCTGCTGCTTTGCAAGAATTAATGGCCAATAGTATGTTCTCGGAAGGGATTGCTACTGGCTCTGGCACCGACTCTATCGTCATTGTAGCTAATAAGGACTCCAACACACCCCTCTACAGCTCAGGCAAGCACGTTCTACTTGGACAGATGATTGGCGAAAGCGTAAAGGAGGCGGTGTCAAAGGCTCTGGATAAGCAAACGGGGATGAATCCGCGTCGCCAAGCGTCTATTGAATGGCAGTCCAAACGATATGGTATCACAAAGGATAATATCCTAAACCACTTTTGCGACATCTCTAAACAACAATACGATATTGAACGCATCAGGAGACGAATTGACAAAATAGATACGGATGAATATATTTTGGCTTACGTCGCAGCCATCACTCACCTGTGTGATCAAAACAGATGGAATATCCTAAGTGATGACGTGCTCATAACTCTTGCCAACGAACTCATAAACGGGCTTATAAAAAAACATCATATCGATTTTATTGTTTCAATAGACAAGGAAGCAATGCCGAAAAGAAAAGGATACAAGCTAGTTATTGAACACACAATGATCGCTCTAGCTATCATTGCCTCTAATCCTCAATAA
- a CDS encoding peroxiredoxin — protein MEQDRTEYPMPRIGEKAPSFTAKTTQGTINFPEDYTGKWKILFSHPADFTPVCTTEFMTFASRQKEFDDLNCQLVGLSIDGLFSHIAWLRNIQHLDFNGMKDVEVKFPLIEDITMDVANKYGMVHPNENSTAAVRAVFFIDPDDIIRTILYYPASLGRNFDEIVRILKGLQVAAEFEVALPADWKPGKDVIVPPAGSCGSAKERMESKDSDIHCHDWYLCTKKLSEEEINKKISEK, from the coding sequence ATGGAACAAGACAGAACAGAGTACCCAATGCCAAGAATTGGTGAGAAGGCACCATCATTTACTGCAAAAACGACTCAAGGAACGATTAACTTCCCTGAAGATTATACTGGAAAGTGGAAAATCTTATTTAGTCACCCAGCAGACTTTACACCAGTGTGTACTACCGAGTTCATGACTTTTGCATCACGTCAAAAGGAGTTTGACGACCTTAATTGCCAGTTAGTAGGTCTTTCTATAGATGGGCTTTTCAGCCATATAGCTTGGCTGCGGAATATACAGCATCTTGACTTCAATGGCATGAAGGACGTAGAGGTGAAGTTCCCACTTATTGAGGACATTACTATGGATGTCGCTAATAAGTACGGAATGGTTCATCCAAATGAAAATAGCACTGCAGCTGTACGTGCTGTATTCTTTATTGACCCAGATGATATTATCCGCACAATCCTCTATTATCCAGCTTCACTAGGTCGTAACTTTGATGAGATTGTACGTATATTGAAAGGTCTTCAGGTTGCTGCTGAGTTTGAAGTGGCCCTACCTGCCGATTGGAAGCCAGGTAAGGACGTTATCGTGCCTCCTGCTGGATCATGTGGCAGTGCTAAGGAAAGAATGGAATCAAAGGACAGCGATATACACTGTCATGACTGGTACCTCTGCACTAAGAAGCTCTCTGAAGAAGAGATCAATAAGAAAATCAGTGAAAAGTAA
- a CDS encoding OmpA family protein translates to MKVKALALALAGALALSASAQEVVNNNVDNMAGKNVSFKPNKASDNWFISLQGGASIIESFSSASIQKDVEFKDRIGYTGAIGIGKWHNPYFGTRLSIDYNYFKDGYAGLDGDKPQYGHAINPHFDFMFNMNNYFGTYRPGRVFSFVPFVGVGYMLNQIILNTPDATQKYWDDKNFNHSVSGNAGIEMQFRLGRRVSLVLAPQVTFANMLRVPEAMNHRTNDLVGQVRLGLTFDAGRPDWEAVVPMDEALINDLQSQVNRLKAENMELAKRPKECPTCDTTPVVKEVAVKEMERHVFFRIDSSNVDKNQMANIFTVAEFAKANNLPVVVVGYADAKTGSADYNMNISERRAREVARILTDEYGVPSNLVSIEYNGDSEQPFENNAWNRVVIMTAK, encoded by the coding sequence ATGAAAGTAAAAGCATTAGCACTAGCACTAGCAGGTGCGCTAGCACTCTCAGCATCAGCACAAGAGGTTGTCAATAATAATGTTGATAACATGGCTGGTAAGAATGTTAGTTTTAAACCAAACAAGGCTTCAGATAACTGGTTCATCTCTCTTCAGGGTGGTGCAAGTATTATCGAAAGCTTTAGCAGCGCTTCAATTCAGAAGGATGTAGAATTTAAGGATCGTATTGGTTACACTGGTGCAATCGGTATTGGTAAGTGGCACAACCCTTACTTCGGTACTCGTTTGTCAATTGACTATAACTATTTCAAAGATGGTTATGCAGGTCTAGATGGTGATAAGCCACAATATGGTCACGCTATCAACCCACACTTTGACTTTATGTTCAATATGAACAACTACTTTGGTACTTACCGTCCAGGTCGTGTGTTCAGCTTTGTTCCTTTCGTAGGTGTTGGTTATATGCTTAACCAGATCATTTTGAACACTCCTGATGCTACTCAAAAGTACTGGGATGATAAGAACTTCAACCACTCTGTATCAGGTAACGCTGGTATCGAAATGCAGTTCCGTCTTGGTCGTCGTGTTAGCCTAGTACTTGCTCCACAAGTAACATTTGCTAACATGCTAAGAGTACCTGAAGCAATGAACCACAGAACAAATGACCTAGTTGGTCAAGTTCGTCTAGGTCTTACATTTGACGCTGGTCGTCCAGACTGGGAAGCTGTTGTTCCTATGGACGAAGCTCTTATCAACGACCTTCAGAGCCAAGTTAACAGACTTAAGGCTGAAAACATGGAACTTGCTAAGCGTCCAAAAGAGTGCCCAACATGTGACACAACTCCAGTTGTTAAGGAAGTTGCTGTTAAGGAAATGGAAAGACACGTATTCTTCCGTATCGATAGCTCTAACGTAGATAAGAACCAAATGGCTAACATCTTTACAGTTGCAGAATTTGCAAAGGCTAATAACCTTCCTGTAGTTGTTGTTGGTTATGCTGACGCTAAGACTGGTTCTGCTGACTATAACATGAATATCTCTGAGAGACGTGCACGTGAAGTAGCTCGTATTCTTACAGATGAGTACGGTGTTCCTTCTAACCTTGTATCTATCGAGTACAATGGTGATAGCGAGCAACCATTCGAAAATAACGCATGGAACCGTGTTGTTATCATGACAGCTAAGTAA
- the rfbA gene encoding glucose-1-phosphate thymidylyltransferase RfbA — protein sequence MKGIVLAGGSGTRLYPSTIAFSKQLLPVYGKPLVYYPISVLMLAGIRDICIITTPDDQPLFKKLLSDGSRFGVRISYIAQPRPEGIAQAFILAEDFIGHDDVALVLGDNIFYGQSFTQILQQAIKKVEIQKKAVVFSYYVKDPERYGVVEFDHNKKALSIEEKPANPRSNYAVVGLYFYPNDVINVAKGLTPSPRGELEITSVNQHYLSADRLSVEPLGRGFAWLDTGTHESLYEAGDFIRTIEKRQGLQVACLEEIAYKQGWITFDEIEALLQTYRGSEYMQMLQESIKYKDN from the coding sequence ATGAAAGGAATTGTTCTTGCAGGTGGATCGGGTACACGATTGTATCCCTCAACGATTGCTTTTTCTAAGCAACTGCTACCAGTTTATGGTAAGCCGTTGGTGTATTATCCCATATCTGTCCTTATGCTTGCCGGTATTCGTGATATTTGTATTATTACGACACCTGACGATCAGCCACTTTTTAAGAAGTTGCTTAGTGATGGCTCTCGCTTTGGAGTGAGAATTTCATATATAGCCCAGCCTCGTCCAGAAGGTATCGCACAGGCTTTTATCTTAGCCGAAGACTTTATAGGTCATGATGATGTAGCATTAGTCCTAGGTGACAATATTTTCTATGGACAGTCGTTCACTCAGATTTTACAGCAAGCGATTAAAAAGGTGGAGATTCAAAAGAAAGCTGTGGTCTTTTCATATTATGTTAAAGATCCAGAACGATATGGAGTGGTAGAGTTTGACCATAACAAGAAGGCTCTATCTATAGAGGAGAAGCCTGCAAACCCGCGAAGTAATTACGCTGTAGTTGGGCTGTACTTCTACCCTAATGACGTTATAAATGTAGCTAAGGGGCTGACTCCATCGCCGAGAGGTGAGCTTGAGATCACGTCTGTCAATCAACATTATCTATCGGCTGATCGCTTAAGCGTAGAGCCTCTGGGTCGAGGATTTGCATGGTTGGATACAGGGACACATGAGTCACTGTATGAGGCAGGTGATTTTATTAGGACTATAGAGAAAAGACAGGGCTTGCAAGTGGCCTGTTTGGAGGAAATAGCGTATAAGCAAGGCTGGATCACTTTTGATGAAATCGAAGCCTTACTTCAGACATACAGAGGCAGTGAATATATGCAGATGTTACAAGAGTCCATAAAATACAAAGATAATTAG
- a CDS encoding DUF5106 domain-containing protein, translating to MNFVYIMRKSGKHLCMLTALLLLVACSGKRGDSHEQLVKPEFPVPPEMITEPEARANYIVDQVWKDIDLLDSANYPSAQEMERFLVDYFAIGDIASDEKFEASLNTLFTIATPAMDSIVLAFNDSYLSHPNSPIYNLEQYYQVLAVADQESLLDPAAKLRYEEGYKLFLKNRVGTRAEDFTYVTPDGKSHTLHSTAHEGDLLVVFYNPDCHTCKEVLKYLSQSERVLEAVKSKKLSVLCIYPDGDESLWRENLDEIPDYATAGMDQNKMIVEKSLYDLKASPTLYLLDSEKNVILKDLFPDQLEDYLNTETV from the coding sequence ATGAATTTTGTATATATAATGAGGAAGAGTGGTAAGCATCTTTGTATGCTTACGGCTCTTCTTTTGCTTGTGGCATGTTCTGGAAAGAGAGGTGACTCGCATGAGCAGCTCGTGAAGCCAGAGTTTCCAGTTCCTCCTGAGATGATTACTGAGCCAGAAGCAAGGGCTAATTATATTGTAGATCAAGTATGGAAGGATATTGACCTCTTAGACAGTGCTAACTATCCTTCTGCTCAAGAGATGGAGCGTTTTCTAGTCGATTACTTTGCGATTGGAGATATAGCTAGTGATGAAAAATTTGAGGCCTCATTAAATACCCTCTTCACCATCGCAACACCAGCGATGGACTCGATAGTGTTAGCTTTTAATGATAGTTATCTTAGCCATCCTAACTCCCCTATCTATAATCTCGAGCAGTACTATCAAGTGCTGGCTGTGGCCGATCAAGAGAGCTTGCTAGATCCTGCTGCAAAGCTACGCTACGAAGAAGGCTATAAGCTCTTTCTCAAAAATAGAGTAGGGACGAGAGCAGAGGACTTTACGTATGTGACTCCTGATGGAAAGAGTCATACCCTCCATTCCACCGCTCATGAGGGAGATCTCTTAGTGGTCTTTTATAATCCAGATTGCCATACCTGTAAGGAGGTCTTAAAGTACTTATCCCAGAGTGAAAGGGTCTTGGAGGCAGTGAAGAGTAAAAAGCTTAGTGTGCTATGTATCTATCCTGATGGCGATGAGAGCTTATGGAGAGAAAATCTAGATGAAATCCCTGACTATGCAACTGCAGGGATGGACCAAAATAAGATGATCGTAGAGAAAAGTCTCTATGATCTCAAAGCATCTCCAACGCTTTATTTGCTAGATTCTGAGAAAAATGTGATCCTAAAAGATCTTTTCCCAGACCAATTAGAAGATTACCTAAATACAGAAACAGTGTAA